The Agromyces hippuratus genome has a window encoding:
- a CDS encoding sensor histidine kinase, with protein sequence MTRPGDPGYAASARATATAATPSQHDAPELPAATEVPRRREWTLQRRLLLVLAGLLAAVSLVVGVVSVSVFHTSSMAAVDADLRSAMDRAELNLQGPMPFPGSGEAATPLLDVAGQSAGTLAAVVPDSGQADAAYIPEDTQGILKLPPRATETLAAVPDDGQPHTIDMGRPLGEFRALSERKDIAPETRVVIALPLAEVNASARELGVTIAVVALAGLVLALGFGSLIVRRALAPLSRMTETAQHVSELPLDRGDVALAERVPVDDERTEVGRLGGAFNRMLGHVASALSAREESEQKVRRFVADASHELRTPLASIRGYAELTRLHGGELPPDVVHAIGRIESESVRMTELVEDLLLLARLDEGRELGALPVDLGRVVVEAIGDAQAAGPGHDWEVRLPDAPAIVVGDEPRLRQVVTNLLANARVHTPDGTAVVASLERDGDQVVLTVEDDGPGIPPALADSLFERFARGDSSRSRIAGSTGLGLAIVKAVVEAHHGDVSVSSEPGRTAFVVALPLAPSA encoded by the coding sequence ATGACGCGGCCGGGCGATCCCGGCTACGCGGCGTCGGCTCGGGCGACCGCCACTGCGGCGACGCCGTCCCAGCACGACGCTCCCGAACTGCCCGCGGCGACCGAGGTGCCGCGCCGACGCGAGTGGACCCTGCAGCGACGCCTGCTCCTCGTGCTCGCCGGGCTCCTCGCCGCGGTCAGCCTGGTGGTCGGCGTCGTCAGCGTGAGCGTCTTCCACACGTCATCGATGGCCGCGGTCGACGCGGACCTGCGCTCGGCGATGGACCGGGCGGAGCTGAACCTCCAGGGGCCCATGCCGTTCCCCGGCAGCGGTGAGGCCGCCACCCCGCTGCTCGATGTGGCCGGCCAGTCCGCGGGCACGCTCGCCGCGGTCGTTCCCGATTCGGGTCAGGCCGATGCGGCCTACATCCCCGAGGACACCCAGGGCATCCTGAAGCTGCCACCCCGCGCGACGGAGACACTCGCCGCGGTTCCCGATGACGGGCAGCCGCACACGATCGACATGGGTCGCCCCCTCGGGGAGTTCCGTGCGCTGTCGGAACGCAAGGACATCGCCCCCGAGACCCGAGTCGTGATCGCCCTGCCGCTCGCCGAGGTGAACGCCTCCGCGCGGGAGCTCGGGGTGACGATCGCGGTCGTCGCGCTCGCTGGTCTCGTGCTGGCGCTCGGATTCGGCTCGCTCATCGTCCGGCGCGCCCTGGCACCCCTCTCGCGCATGACCGAGACGGCCCAGCACGTCTCCGAACTGCCCCTCGACCGCGGCGACGTCGCGCTCGCCGAACGCGTGCCCGTCGACGACGAACGCACCGAGGTCGGCCGCCTCGGCGGCGCCTTCAACCGCATGCTCGGCCACGTGGCATCCGCGCTCTCCGCACGCGAGGAGAGCGAGCAGAAGGTGCGCCGCTTCGTCGCCGACGCGTCGCACGAGCTGCGCACCCCGCTCGCCTCGATCCGCGGCTACGCCGAACTCACCCGGCTGCACGGCGGCGAACTGCCGCCCGACGTCGTGCACGCGATCGGGCGCATCGAGTCCGAGTCGGTGCGCATGACCGAGCTCGTCGAAGACCTGCTGCTGCTCGCACGGCTCGACGAGGGGCGCGAACTCGGGGCGCTGCCGGTCGACCTCGGTCGCGTCGTCGTCGAGGCGATCGGCGACGCGCAGGCGGCCGGCCCCGGCCACGACTGGGAGGTGCGGCTTCCGGATGCCCCGGCCATCGTCGTCGGCGACGAGCCGCGCCTGCGCCAGGTCGTGACGAACCTGCTGGCGAACGCCCGGGTGCACACGCCCGACGGCACCGCGGTCGTGGCCTCGCTCGAACGCGACGGCGATCAGGTGGTGCTGACGGTGGAGGACGACGGCCCCGGCATTCCGCCCGCGCTCGCCGACTCGCTCTTCGAGCGCTTCGCCAGGGGCGACTCGTCGCGTTCGCGCATCGCGGGCAGCACGGGGCTCGGGCTCGCCATCGTGAAGGCCGTGGTCGAGGCGCACCACGGCGACGTGTCGGTGTCGAGCGAGCCCGGGCGAACGGCGTTCGTCGTCGCACTGCCGCTCGCCCCGTCGGCATAG
- a CDS encoding DUF805 domain-containing protein — MTDSTAAVPLSAPLYGASFGQAISRFFKKYATFSGRASRSEFWWWFLFNLIVGGVLYGIAAIGGAPGATVSENGMMVPGPGFAVAVIPYAIWGLATLIPWFALAWRRLHDTNRSGGWYFIGLIPLVGGIILLVFFLLDSDPAGARFDR, encoded by the coding sequence ATGACCGACAGCACCGCAGCCGTTCCGCTCTCCGCCCCGCTGTACGGAGCGTCGTTCGGGCAGGCGATCAGCAGGTTCTTCAAGAAGTACGCCACATTCTCGGGCCGCGCGAGCCGCAGCGAGTTCTGGTGGTGGTTCCTCTTCAACCTCATCGTCGGGGGCGTGCTCTACGGCATCGCGGCGATCGGCGGCGCCCCGGGCGCCACGGTCTCCGAGAACGGGATGATGGTGCCCGGCCCCGGCTTCGCGGTCGCCGTGATCCCCTACGCCATCTGGGGGCTCGCGACGCTCATCCCCTGGTTCGCCCTCGCATGGCGCCGTCTGCACGACACGAACCGCTCGGGCGGCTGGTACTTCATCGGCCTCATCCCCCTCGTCGGCGGCATCATCCTGCTGGTGTTCTTCCTCTTGGACTCGGACCCGGCAGGCGCACGCTTCGACCGCTGA
- a CDS encoding RidA family protein, whose translation MEITHLNPETLHANPAFSQGVLVSGAHRTVHVGGQNGTDPSGAIVPGGLGPQTEQAIKNVLAVLAEVGADQTNVVRLAVYLVAGQSVDDGYAASARVWGAQPTALTVLMVAGLGRPDALVELEATAVIE comes from the coding sequence ATGGAGATCACACACCTGAACCCAGAGACGCTGCACGCGAACCCGGCCTTCAGCCAGGGTGTGCTCGTGAGCGGTGCCCACCGCACCGTGCACGTCGGCGGCCAGAACGGCACCGACCCCTCGGGCGCGATCGTGCCCGGCGGCCTCGGCCCGCAGACCGAGCAGGCGATCAAGAACGTGCTGGCCGTGCTCGCCGAGGTCGGCGCCGATCAGACGAACGTGGTGCGGCTGGCCGTCTACCTCGTCGCCGGCCAGTCCGTCGACGACGGCTACGCGGCATCCGCTCGCGTGTGGGGCGCGCAGCCGACGGCCCTCACGGTGCTCATGGTCGCGGGCCTCGGCCGCCCCGACGCCCTCGTCGAGCTGGAGGCGACCGCCGTCATCGAGTGA
- a CDS encoding MarR family winged helix-turn-helix transcriptional regulator, whose protein sequence is MTEAPTPLDEAIADVEVQMSVLFSKARLVWKEAAQQVHPDLQPAAYKLLSTIVRLGSANAHVLAEMFEMDKSVVSRQVRLLEELGLVETRADERDGRVRVLVATPVAEERIREVRARNQQRLHAVLLDHPEAELRGFAQLLRRIAEA, encoded by the coding sequence GTGACCGAGGCTCCCACCCCCCTCGACGAGGCCATCGCCGACGTCGAAGTACAGATGAGCGTGCTGTTCAGCAAGGCGCGTCTCGTCTGGAAGGAAGCGGCGCAGCAGGTGCACCCCGACCTGCAGCCCGCGGCGTACAAGCTGCTCTCGACCATCGTGCGACTCGGCTCCGCGAACGCGCACGTGCTCGCCGAGATGTTCGAGATGGACAAGTCGGTGGTCAGCCGCCAGGTGCGCCTGCTCGAAGAGCTCGGTCTCGTCGAGACCCGTGCCGACGAGCGCGACGGGCGAGTGCGGGTGCTCGTCGCGACCCCCGTCGCCGAGGAGCGGATCCGCGAGGTGCGCGCGCGCAACCAGCAGCGCCTGCACGCCGTGCTGCTCGACCACCCCGAAGCCGAACTGCGCGGCTTCGCCCAGTTGCTCCGGCGCATCGCCGAGGCCTGA
- a CDS encoding PucR family transcriptional regulator, whose product MSLQQTITRIAAELGRPALVEDHRRSVVAYSPHPDGIDEVRRRSILEHRADPAVHTWISRLGVYAATSAVRVPGNPEFGMLPRVCVPIGRAGIVFGHLWFIEPDERAKPLDLRRAGASAELVADEWARVRISEEGESAREDELARELVFGRADVRRRAAEELVESGRFESGLLRVYVLTAAEPPRPRDGPADVSLERGARKARRALGGRGVLAFAKSDHAAVIVPSSTGRFGDTDRIARVVAESAGEAIAGTLRVAVGGEASVAAARDGYRQARRALGIAATYRLDERVLHWDRLGVYRGLDSASAAGLRSGDFEPGLERLAAERDGDVLIETLESYLAAAGHVQTAAARLGVHRTSLYNRLNRAQRILGIDLDDGLDRLGVHISLLLRAGEMTAGDGTRRAG is encoded by the coding sequence ATGAGCCTGCAGCAGACGATCACCCGCATCGCCGCCGAGCTCGGGCGCCCGGCCCTCGTCGAGGACCATCGGCGCTCCGTCGTCGCCTACAGTCCGCATCCCGACGGGATCGACGAGGTCCGTCGCCGCTCGATCCTCGAGCATCGCGCCGATCCGGCCGTCCACACCTGGATCAGCCGGCTCGGCGTCTACGCCGCGACGTCCGCGGTGCGGGTCCCGGGCAATCCCGAGTTCGGCATGCTGCCGCGCGTCTGCGTGCCGATCGGTCGAGCGGGCATCGTGTTCGGACACCTCTGGTTCATCGAGCCCGACGAGCGGGCGAAACCGCTCGACCTCCGGCGGGCCGGAGCCTCGGCCGAACTGGTCGCCGACGAATGGGCGCGCGTCAGGATCTCGGAGGAGGGGGAGTCCGCGCGTGAGGACGAACTCGCCCGGGAGCTCGTGTTCGGCCGCGCCGACGTGCGGCGCCGTGCGGCGGAGGAGCTCGTCGAGTCCGGACGGTTCGAGAGCGGGCTGCTTCGCGTCTACGTGCTGACGGCCGCCGAACCGCCGAGGCCGCGAGACGGCCCGGCCGACGTGTCGCTCGAACGCGGGGCGCGCAAGGCGCGTCGCGCGCTCGGCGGCCGCGGTGTGCTGGCGTTCGCCAAGAGCGACCACGCGGCGGTCATCGTTCCGTCGTCGACCGGGCGGTTCGGCGACACCGACCGCATCGCGCGGGTGGTCGCCGAGTCGGCGGGCGAAGCGATCGCGGGCACCCTGCGGGTCGCCGTCGGCGGAGAGGCATCCGTCGCCGCGGCCAGGGACGGCTACCGGCAGGCGCGCCGGGCACTCGGCATCGCCGCCACGTACCGGCTCGACGAGCGCGTGCTGCACTGGGACCGTCTCGGGGTGTACCGGGGGTTGGACTCGGCATCGGCCGCGGGCCTGCGCTCCGGCGACTTCGAGCCCGGTCTCGAGCGACTCGCGGCGGAACGCGACGGCGACGTGCTCATCGAGACGCTCGAGTCGTATCTCGCGGCGGCCGGCCATGTGCAGACGGCTGCGGCGCGGCTCGGCGTGCACCGCACGTCCCTCTACAACCGGCTGAATCGGGCGCAGCGGATCCTCGGCATCGACCTCGACGACGGCCTCGATCGCCTGGGGGTGCACATCTCCCTCCTGCTGCGTGCGGGAGAGATGACGGCCGGCGACGGCACCCGGCGCGCCGGGTGA
- a CDS encoding MarR family winged helix-turn-helix transcriptional regulator — translation MTQLDLPTVIGDLVSVNHRLTRLAATVTGSTESPAVWRTLSVLRDLGPMRLGELAKVSRVTQPTMTKLVHALDERGWIRRIVDSGDARAMLISVDPHGLAALDAWRGELVRALAPTFADLGDDELETLASAVEIVRSRLERSRAALLGTDASTGEIA, via the coding sequence ATGACCCAGCTCGACCTCCCCACGGTGATCGGAGACCTCGTCTCCGTGAACCACCGCCTCACCAGGCTCGCCGCGACCGTGACGGGAAGCACCGAATCGCCCGCCGTCTGGCGCACCCTCAGCGTGCTGCGCGACCTCGGACCCATGCGCCTCGGCGAACTCGCGAAGGTCAGCCGCGTCACCCAGCCGACCATGACGAAGCTCGTGCACGCGCTCGACGAACGGGGATGGATCCGCCGCATCGTCGACAGCGGCGACGCCCGGGCGATGCTCATCTCGGTCGACCCGCACGGGCTCGCCGCGCTCGACGCATGGCGGGGCGAGCTGGTGCGTGCCCTCGCCCCGACGTTCGCCGACCTCGGCGACGACGAGCTCGAGACCCTCGCCTCGGCCGTCGAGATCGTGCGCTCTCGGCTCGAGCGGTCCCGCGCCGCGCTGCTCGGCACCGACGCGAGCACCGGAGAGATCGCATGA
- the rplJ gene encoding 50S ribosomal protein L10 translates to MANKEASVAELTNLFESSTAVLLTEYRGLTVAQLKQLRNNIRQDANYAVVKNTLTKIAANNAGISTLDADLVGPSAVAFVHGDFVATAKAVRDFAKANPNLVIKGGVFEGKALNADEVNKYASLESREVLLAKAAGMMKATMGKAAATIDALREKLETAAA, encoded by the coding sequence ATGGCGAACAAGGAAGCCTCGGTTGCCGAACTCACGAACCTGTTCGAGAGCTCGACCGCCGTTCTGCTGACCGAATACCGCGGCCTGACGGTTGCCCAGCTCAAGCAGCTGCGCAACAACATCCGTCAGGACGCGAACTACGCCGTGGTGAAGAACACGCTGACCAAGATCGCCGCGAACAACGCGGGTATCTCGACGCTGGACGCCGACCTCGTCGGTCCGTCCGCCGTCGCCTTCGTGCACGGCGACTTCGTCGCCACCGCCAAGGCCGTTCGTGACTTCGCCAAGGCAAACCCGAATCTTGTGATCAAGGGCGGCGTCTTCGAGGGCAAGGCCCTCAACGCCGACGAGGTCAACAAGTACGCCTCGCTCGAGAGCCGTGAGGTTCTGCTTGCGAAGGCAGCGGGAATGATGAAGGCGACGATGGGCAAGGCTGCCGCCACCATCGACGCGCTTCGCGAAAAGCTGGAGACCGCGGCCGCGTAA
- a CDS encoding MFS transporter, with protein MSVDTRAVPVQAGHAASGASILKQPKAVWAVAFSCVVAFMGIGLVDPILPAIAADLEATPTETELLFTSYLVITGIAMFFTSWISSRIGAKRTLLIGLGVIVVFATLAGLSGDVESIIGFRAGWGLGNALFISTALATIVGAAAGGSSAAIILYEAALGLGLAIGPLVGGLLGSWSWRGPFFGTAALMAIGFVAIVALLRTDGVERPVPTKLSAPFRALARPALGILAAAALFYNMGFFVLLAYTPFALVPLGIHSAIALGFVFFGWGVAVAVTSVWVAPLLTARMRRTRVLWFVLPLLALDLLALAALIDSAVAVIVGVVVGGLLLGILNTVLTECVMDATDLPRSVASSAYSGVRFLGGAIAPPAAAVLAATVSPSSPFIAGAIAVLIAAAIVVLGRSKLAAADGVAETAAGEAEAIGMGDAA; from the coding sequence ATGAGCGTCGACACCCGGGCCGTTCCGGTGCAGGCCGGCCACGCGGCATCCGGTGCCTCGATACTGAAGCAGCCCAAGGCCGTCTGGGCGGTCGCGTTCTCGTGCGTCGTCGCGTTCATGGGCATCGGCCTCGTCGATCCGATCCTTCCCGCGATCGCCGCCGACCTCGAGGCGACGCCGACCGAGACCGAGCTGCTCTTCACGAGCTACCTCGTCATCACCGGCATCGCGATGTTCTTCACGAGCTGGATCTCGAGCCGCATCGGCGCCAAGCGGACCCTGCTCATCGGGCTCGGCGTGATCGTCGTGTTCGCCACGCTCGCCGGGCTCTCGGGCGACGTCGAGTCGATCATCGGCTTCCGTGCGGGCTGGGGGCTCGGCAACGCGCTCTTCATCTCGACGGCGCTCGCGACGATCGTGGGTGCGGCGGCAGGCGGCAGCAGCGCGGCGATCATCCTCTACGAGGCGGCCCTCGGTCTCGGCCTCGCGATCGGCCCGCTCGTCGGCGGGCTGCTCGGTTCGTGGAGCTGGCGCGGCCCGTTCTTCGGCACCGCGGCGCTCATGGCGATCGGATTCGTCGCGATCGTCGCCCTGCTGCGCACCGACGGCGTCGAGCGGCCCGTGCCGACGAAGCTCTCGGCGCCGTTCCGGGCGCTCGCCCGGCCCGCCCTCGGCATCCTCGCCGCGGCCGCGCTCTTCTACAACATGGGCTTCTTCGTGCTGCTCGCGTACACGCCGTTCGCGCTCGTGCCGCTCGGCATCCACAGCGCGATCGCGCTCGGCTTCGTGTTCTTCGGGTGGGGGGTCGCGGTCGCCGTCACGTCGGTCTGGGTCGCGCCGCTGCTGACCGCACGCATGCGCCGCACCCGGGTGCTCTGGTTCGTGCTGCCGCTGCTCGCCCTCGACCTGCTCGCGCTCGCGGCGCTCATCGACTCGGCGGTCGCCGTGATCGTCGGCGTCGTCGTCGGCGGACTCCTGCTCGGCATCCTGAACACCGTGCTCACCGAGTGCGTGATGGACGCGACCGACCTGCCCCGCTCCGTCGCGTCGAGCGCCTACTCCGGCGTGCGCTTCCTCGGGGGCGCGATCGCCCCGCCCGCAGCGGCGGTGCTGGCCGCAACGGTGTCGCCGTCGAGTCCGTTCATCGCCGGGGCGATCGCGGTGCTCATCGCCGCGGCGATCGTCGTGCTCGGTCGCTCGAAGCTCGCGGCCGCCGACGGGGTGGCCGAGACGGCGGCAGGCGAGGCCGAGGCGATCGGCATGGGCGACGCCGCCTGA
- a CDS encoding Xaa-Pro dipeptidyl-peptidase, whose amino-acid sequence MTAAALHPDRRRRSRAIAVALTSVLAGGLVVAATPAYAASTPEIEPTFQDGLSQAVFTKVASEWINEEAWVESEVDSDRDGRPDLVHIDVSRVPQTADGLKVPVLMEMSPYYAGGTEVTNWGVDHEIGVPPTEKDAWPAYTPTNRTSPRISGSLENTWVPRGYAVVHAEGLGSGWSEGCPTSGGLNESLAGKAVVDWLNGRATAYTGVDRATEVTADWTTGRVGMIGTSYNGTLPIGVASTGVEGLEAIVPVSAISSWYNYYRSNGAVRAPGGYQGEDLDVLADYVYTRFDQEICQPVIDDLRANQDRATGDSSPFWDERDYLADAEKISAATLVAHGLNDWNVMTKNASDLYEALKANGVPHQIYLHQGGHGGNPNDTLLNRWFTRYLYDVENGVEQLPKAYIVREDRTLTEYPEWPDPAMEQVKLKFSPAAAADGVGGLAVSRDGSRATENLIDDASIRATALAAAETSPNRLAYRTGALGEPLRLSGTPSVSLKLSVDRTKANLTALLVEYPATGAPKIITRGWADVENRSSSAVTEPITPGTAYGYEFDFEPKDYVFSAGSRIGVVIMSSDFEYTVRPAPGTELTLQPSASTVHLPLVGGMEALQASLRAAG is encoded by the coding sequence ATGACCGCAGCTGCCCTCCACCCAGACCGGCGACGGCGCAGTCGCGCCATCGCGGTGGCACTGACGTCGGTGCTCGCCGGTGGCCTCGTCGTCGCGGCGACGCCCGCCTACGCGGCCTCGACGCCCGAGATCGAACCGACCTTCCAGGACGGCCTCTCGCAAGCCGTCTTCACGAAGGTGGCCTCCGAGTGGATCAACGAGGAGGCATGGGTCGAGAGCGAGGTCGACTCCGACCGCGACGGCCGGCCCGACCTCGTGCACATCGACGTGAGCCGCGTTCCGCAGACCGCCGACGGCCTGAAGGTTCCGGTGCTCATGGAGATGAGTCCGTACTACGCGGGCGGCACCGAGGTCACGAACTGGGGGGTCGACCACGAGATCGGCGTTCCGCCGACCGAGAAGGACGCCTGGCCCGCGTACACGCCGACGAACCGCACGAGCCCGCGCATCTCGGGCTCGCTCGAGAACACGTGGGTTCCGCGCGGATACGCCGTCGTGCATGCTGAAGGCCTCGGCAGTGGATGGTCGGAGGGCTGCCCGACCTCCGGCGGCCTGAACGAGTCGCTGGCGGGCAAGGCCGTGGTCGACTGGCTCAACGGACGCGCCACCGCGTATACGGGCGTCGATCGCGCGACCGAGGTCACCGCCGATTGGACGACGGGTCGGGTCGGCATGATCGGCACCTCGTACAACGGCACGTTGCCGATCGGCGTGGCGAGCACGGGAGTCGAGGGCCTCGAGGCGATCGTGCCGGTCTCGGCGATCTCGAGCTGGTACAACTACTACCGCTCGAACGGCGCCGTTCGGGCACCCGGCGGCTACCAGGGCGAAGACCTCGACGTGCTGGCCGACTACGTGTACACGCGATTCGACCAGGAGATCTGCCAGCCGGTCATCGACGACCTCCGTGCGAACCAGGACCGCGCGACCGGTGACTCCAGTCCGTTCTGGGACGAGCGCGACTACCTCGCCGACGCCGAGAAGATCTCGGCCGCCACGCTCGTCGCGCACGGGCTGAACGACTGGAACGTCATGACGAAGAACGCCTCCGACCTCTACGAGGCGCTGAAGGCGAACGGTGTGCCGCACCAGATCTACCTGCACCAGGGCGGTCACGGCGGCAACCCGAACGACACCCTGCTGAACCGCTGGTTCACGCGCTACCTCTACGACGTCGAGAACGGTGTCGAGCAACTGCCGAAGGCCTACATCGTCCGCGAGGACCGCACGCTCACCGAGTACCCGGAGTGGCCCGACCCTGCCATGGAGCAGGTCAAGCTGAAGTTCAGCCCCGCCGCCGCTGCCGACGGGGTCGGCGGTCTCGCGGTCTCGCGCGACGGCTCCCGCGCGACCGAGAACCTGATCGACGACGCGAGCATCCGCGCGACCGCCCTCGCTGCGGCGGAGACGTCGCCGAACCGACTCGCGTACCGCACCGGAGCGCTCGGTGAACCCCTGCGCCTCTCGGGCACGCCGTCGGTGTCGTTGAAGCTGTCGGTCGACCGCACCAAGGCCAACCTCACGGCGCTGCTCGTGGAGTACCCGGCGACCGGCGCCCCGAAGATCATCACCCGCGGCTGGGCCGACGTCGAGAACCGCAGCTCGTCGGCCGTGACCGAGCCGATCACGCCGGGCACCGCGTACGGCTACGAGTTCGACTTCGAACCGAAGGACTACGTGTTCTCGGCCGGATCGCGGATCGGCGTCGTGATCATGTCGTCGGACTTCGAGTACACCGTGCGTCCGGCACCGGGAACCGAGCTCACGCTCCAGCCGTCGGCATCGACGGTGCACCTGCCGCTCGTCGGCGGGATGGAGGCGCTGCAGGCGTCGCTCCGCGCGGCGGGCTAG
- the rplL gene encoding 50S ribosomal protein L7/L12, which translates to MAKLTTEELLEQFAGLTLVELSEFVKAFEEKFEVTAAAPVAAAGGAGAAAEEVEEKDSFDVILEAAGDKKIQVIKTVRELTSLGLGEAKAVVDGAPKAVLEGANKETADKAKAALEEAGATVTLK; encoded by the coding sequence ATGGCGAAGCTCACCACTGAAGAGCTGCTCGAGCAGTTTGCCGGTCTGACGCTTGTCGAGCTCAGCGAGTTCGTGAAGGCGTTCGAGGAGAAGTTCGAGGTCACCGCGGCCGCTCCCGTCGCTGCTGCCGGTGGCGCTGGCGCCGCTGCTGAAGAGGTTGAGGAGAAGGACTCCTTCGACGTCATCCTCGAGGCTGCCGGCGACAAGAAGATCCAGGTCATCAAGACCGTCCGCGAGCTCACCTCGCTCGGCCTCGGCGAGGCCAAGGCCGTCGTCGACGGCGCTCCCAAGGCCGTGCTCGAGGGCGCGAACAAGGAGACCGCCGACAAGGCGAAGGCTGCCCTCGAGGAAGCCGGCGCAACCGTCACCCTCAAGTAG
- a CDS encoding MDR family MFS transporter, producing the protein MTSVADKPATGSVPAAPAQRTPREVIIAISGLVVAMFVAVISGTVVSTSMPLIIADLGGDQTAYTWVITASLLAMAVSTPIWGKLADLVNRKALLMAAIGLFVVGTAIAGFAQDTTTLIAVRVIQGLGAGGLMSLVMILIAVIISPRERGKYMGFVGGIMAVATIGGPLLGGVITDAWGWRANFFLPVPLAIIALIVISRTLHLPPMPKRAVKIDYLGIALLSIGVSLLLIWVSLGGSQFEWDSMTSFVTIGISAAAIVGFIITEFFVPEPIVPMTLFKNRTFTLSVVASVSIGVAMFATSVFLAQYFQLARGATPTESGLMTIPMIVGQMGASILIGALISKFGKWKRFMLVGSLLVVAGSYLMTTLSYDTDYFWVSVYMVVLGAGLGMVMQNLTLVVQNDTPASQLGAASSNVNFFRTIAGTIGVTIMGSLLATQVTTHITSGLKGYTPTSPEDVEALKGLAGGGIPHVSELPDGIRVIIENAYGNGIADVFWIAVPLAVLSVIAIAFLPNKALSTKTSAEQLKEELEQVAIDLAEAEIGAPVTSSIQLVEADAAAERSTTTTARPRDAATDGPSAGGGR; encoded by the coding sequence GTGACTTCTGTGGCAGACAAGCCCGCGACCGGCTCAGTTCCGGCCGCGCCGGCGCAACGCACCCCCCGCGAGGTGATCATCGCCATCTCCGGCCTCGTCGTGGCGATGTTCGTCGCCGTCATCTCCGGCACGGTCGTCTCGACCTCGATGCCGCTCATCATCGCCGACCTCGGCGGCGACCAGACCGCCTACACCTGGGTCATCACCGCGAGCCTGCTCGCCATGGCCGTCTCGACCCCGATCTGGGGCAAGCTCGCCGACCTCGTGAACCGCAAGGCGCTGCTCATGGCGGCCATCGGACTGTTCGTCGTCGGCACGGCGATCGCGGGCTTCGCTCAAGACACCACGACCCTCATCGCCGTGCGCGTGATCCAGGGCCTCGGCGCGGGCGGCCTCATGTCGCTCGTCATGATCCTCATCGCCGTCATCATCTCGCCGCGCGAACGCGGCAAGTACATGGGGTTCGTCGGCGGCATCATGGCCGTCGCGACCATCGGCGGCCCGCTGCTCGGCGGCGTCATCACCGACGCCTGGGGCTGGCGCGCCAACTTCTTCCTGCCGGTCCCGCTCGCGATCATCGCGCTCATCGTCATCTCGCGCACGCTGCACCTGCCGCCCATGCCGAAGCGCGCCGTCAAGATCGACTACCTCGGCATCGCGCTGCTCTCGATCGGCGTCTCGCTGCTGCTCATCTGGGTCTCGCTCGGCGGCAGCCAGTTCGAGTGGGACTCGATGACGAGCTTCGTCACGATCGGCATCTCGGCCGCGGCCATCGTCGGCTTCATCATCACCGAGTTCTTCGTGCCCGAGCCCATCGTGCCGATGACGCTCTTCAAGAACCGCACCTTCACGCTCTCGGTCGTCGCCTCGGTCTCGATCGGCGTCGCGATGTTCGCGACGAGCGTCTTCCTCGCGCAGTACTTCCAGCTCGCACGTGGCGCGACCCCGACCGAGTCGGGTCTCATGACGATCCCCATGATCGTCGGCCAGATGGGCGCCTCGATCCTCATCGGCGCACTCATCAGCAAGTTCGGCAAGTGGAAGCGCTTCATGCTCGTCGGCTCGCTGCTCGTCGTCGCCGGCAGCTACCTCATGACGACGCTCAGCTACGACACCGACTACTTCTGGGTCAGCGTCTACATGGTCGTGCTCGGCGCCGGCCTCGGCATGGTCATGCAGAACCTCACGCTCGTCGTGCAGAACGACACTCCCGCTTCGCAGCTGGGCGCCGCGAGCTCGAACGTGAACTTCTTCCGCACGATCGCGGGCACGATCGGCGTGACCATCATGGGGTCGCTGCTGGCCACGCAGGTCACCACGCACATCACGTCGGGCCTGAAGGGCTACACGCCCACCTCGCCCGAAGACGTCGAGGCGCTGAAGGGCCTCGCCGGCGGCGGCATCCCCCACGTCTCCGAGCTGCCCGACGGCATCCGCGTCATCATCGAGAACGCCTACGGCAACGGCATCGCCGACGTCTTCTGGATCGCCGTGCCCCTCGCGGTGCTGAGCGTGATCGCCATCGCCTTCCTGCCGAACAAGGCGCTCTCGACGAAGACCTCGGCCGAGCAGCTGAAAGAGGAGCTCGAGCAGGTCGCGATCGACCTGGCCGAAGCCGAGATCGGTGCACCCGTCACCTCGTCGATCCAGCTCGTCGAGGCGGATGCCGCGGCCGAGCGCTCCACCACGACGACCGCTCGTCCGCGCGACGCAGCGACCGACGGTCCCTCCGCAGGCGGCGGCCGCTAA